Proteins from a genomic interval of Cryomorphaceae bacterium:
- a CDS encoding DsbA family oxidoreductase: protein MRVEIWSDVMCPFCYMGKRKFEKALMQFEHSEKIEIEWKSFQLSPDMQTNPDISVHESLAAMKGMSTEQARLLGEQVAARAAQEGLIYNFDQAVVANSFNAHRFSHLAKKHGLQDEAEEALFKAYFTEGKNIDDHETLAELGASLGIDHSEVLGMLNSDEYDDEVRMDVHEARQIGVTGVPFFVFNRKYAVSGAQESSVFLETLQKSFQEWTADGSRN, encoded by the coding sequence ATGAGAGTAGAAATCTGGAGTGATGTAATGTGCCCTTTTTGTTACATGGGCAAACGAAAATTTGAGAAGGCGTTGATGCAGTTTGAGCATTCAGAAAAAATTGAAATCGAGTGGAAAAGCTTTCAGCTTTCTCCTGATATGCAGACCAATCCGGATATAAGTGTGCACGAATCGCTGGCCGCCATGAAGGGGATGAGCACCGAACAGGCGCGATTGCTGGGTGAGCAGGTTGCGGCCCGCGCAGCGCAGGAAGGACTTATCTATAACTTTGATCAGGCCGTAGTGGCCAATTCATTCAATGCACACCGCTTTTCGCACCTCGCTAAAAAGCATGGCCTGCAGGATGAAGCCGAGGAAGCGCTTTTTAAGGCCTATTTCACCGAGGGTAAAAACATTGACGACCATGAAACACTGGCCGAACTGGGTGCTTCGCTGGGGATTGACCACAGCGAGGTCCTCGGCATGTTGAACAGCGATGAATACGACGATGAAGTTCGCATGGATGTGCACGAAGCCCGACAAATAGGCGTAACGGGTGTACCGTTTTTTGTGTTCAACAGAAAATACGCGGTATCAGGTGCGCAGGAATCAAGCGTTTTTCTGGAGACTTTACAGAAGTCGTTTCAGGAGTGGACGGCAGACGGCAGCAGGAATTGA